The region GTCTGTTCGctcaccacacatccctagcatagaaaacatgcaaatttttccctccggttcatctgtttgacagacgttcggaaccgggaaaacttttccggatgttttccctcttcgccagtatcacctaacgctacgttagatcacctctagcaccgcttattgtcttgttgtgcatatgtttgcgtgtatttactatttctttaccctcttctctccggtagaccccgaggccgatgatgccgctgtgatcgtctacgtcgacgacgaccctccttcttgtctgagcaaccaagcaagccccccctttgatcatcccgatatcgcccattctatactctcatgcttgcattagattttgctactgttattgtttgctcctattctgatgcatagcctgcttttgtacctgcttttttttacctacctgcttatcctaaactgcttagtataggttggctagtgatccatcagtgacccccacttgttctagttgcccctgcttcatcattgacgcctcgatcgacgtgatcgacgaccagagcccgacacctcacatcacatcacgcccctttagttgctcgactctacagagctactatcgagtgccgagggtgatccctcataacgcactcctgatgataattctgtagtgtagctattcggtcgtggtcatcgagggtgatttcccctttcaccattcccgatacggctctgtcgttcaacacctcaagtgtgaacctcgagggtggtcccttttatgttcaccttgatgattacatcgagtggaatcctccgggggtgattcctcgggtttcccccttgatgtttggacacacgtttaccttgactttacttgagacctttgggaaagtcgggcgggcccgaagagcacccgcaagataatgacgtcgcacggccgggcattctaggcccttgtcgtaagtccatgagacggggcgacggggtcacttcgatcgtgagtctctgctcgtctccgcaagctaataatacactatggtttgggtatttgttctgagttggcctttggcctttacgcaccaaccaccacgtgagaatagttatgggcctcggcgtcgcattatcagccgaagctttgtcagacgtccagttgagcagtgcggcacggctgggccggcaccatccatgtagaggtggagcctggacccgccctgtacGCAACGATCCGGAGTGCATcgagcgatgggcccagaccccggagtgcttaggatgtagaccgacggggacctctctgttgagcctaggtagggctgcgacgtgttgatcttccgaggccgggcattgaccccagaaaggtgtgtctggccaacgtgatcgagcgtgttggaaaacgtggtgcacccctgcagggaagattatctattaatagtcgtgtccacggtaacggacgttcagacttatatcctgatcttatacaactacaaatggatacttgagatatgtggctccgggattgctttctcgcagggagtcgaggaaggatctctggccattaatgttacaacatgtttgttaaatataaactgatattctttactcttctacatgctgcaagatgcttggagctgcttgaagatgctagtctttgataggctaggcattccccctctattctggcattctgcagttcagtccacagatacaaaccttccatttgataccaatgcatacttagtatagatctgatgcttgcgagtactttggatgagtactcacggttgctttgctacccctcttcccccttctttcttcttttcggttgatgcaaccagatggtggatccctggagccatatGCCATCGCTGAAGGATAttgctacgtgaagaccgccgacgaccaggagtagttaggaggtcccaggcaggaggccttgcctcttcgatcattgttgcttttgtgtttgccttcttaaggcagtGTTGTTTAACTAatgcctgtactcagatattgttgcttccgctgactcttgtgtatcgagctatgtattcgagccctcgaggcccctggctttaatataaagcttgtattattttgatttgtgtctagagttgtgttgtgatatcttcccgtgagtccctgttcttgatcgtacacatttgcgtgtatgattagtgtacaattgaatcgggggcgtcatagtTTGTGAAACATATTCAAATGGGATCTAGAAGCCCTCGACGATACAAAGCGAACGGTGAAAACCGATTCTGAATGAGGCTAGCAACTTAGTCCACAAAACATTTCTTATTTCATTCTTTTTATTTATCATtctttgcatgcatgcatgtattgcaGGGATATTTGGATACTTGATCCTATTTAGGTGTTCTGCTAGCTATAGCTTTACTTTTTTTAATTCTAACTCTAAATTGACCATTAATTTGATGTATGTGTTCATTGGTCATGAATCTAATGTGTACGAGGATTCTAACTACAATTTATAAATTTGAATTATGGCTCGGAATTTAGTTATTTGaaatatggaagatagcaattttagTTCGAATTGTATACATGTATATGGAATATATGAATGTGATGTGTCCCTATGGTATTGTTCAAACATCTGGTAGGGAACGAACTATAAAGAAAGTTCTCGCATAGCACAATTCGAAAGGGCCCCATAATTCTTTCCTTGTGTTTCTCCCCTAGGTAAAGAATGTTTCACAAGATCCTACCATTTGCGCCATAGGTAAATGAACCTTTTCCGTTTATGTAAAGCCTTTACCTACATGATTTTTGGGTTTCATCTAGGGTATATGGTTCTAGGTAAAATCGTAGTTTCTAGTAGCATTTGTCACATTGGATTGTCATAGGTAGCTCTCCGATTTGGTCAGGAAACTGACTTGACATCCGACTACACCGAACACTAGATGGTGTGCCTTATGTATCACTACACCAATCTCTTAGACATTATCGGCCAAGGAGGAATCTCAGTAAGCCTGGCCACGAATACAAATGAAGGATTGATTAAGTTGGAGTTTTTGCAGACGATTCGCCGCTTTCGTTTGACACATCATTTTACATGAAGTTGCAACAATGCCTAACTTTTAAATAAACAAAATTCAAGTCAAAATGATTCCCTGAGGGCTTATGGAAAAATAATAGAGGAGAAACTCGGATAGTCGGGGGGAGGGGGCTTATAACCTACGTCGGTTTACTCCACTTATACGGACTCAACTGCTTGTTATCGTGTATTTTAAAATTACAAAGGCCTGCCCCAAAAGTGAGGTGGTGCAACACCTATGAATGATTATCGACAAAATTATGAAGTGTATCTTGTATAGGCACATGGATACATACATCGTTATGGAAGACTCAAAGTCTTAAAATCTTCACTTAAAACACCATCTTTCTTCTACGCATGCTTGCTGCCATCTCCATGCCTACTCTTGctccaatgcttgtctctctcgcaCATGCTAGGCCATTCATTCCTTGGTAATAAAAACATACTTGATTTGGATAGTATCACATTCTCGTCAACATTAGCCAAAATTCCTAGGAACAAAAGTACTTGATATTAAGTTAATGTTTGTGAGCTCTAATGAATCGTCCTTGTCTTTTTATTACTTGAGTAGGTGTGACTCTATGGCTTGTGGGTGTAGTTGTAGTAAAAATGTCCTCATCGGCTTGTCCCATTTACACCCCCGACATACCATACATGGCAGGGCCATCCCTATAAAACTATTCCATTTATTGATTCAGCCAAGCAAAGTACATTAGATCGAACAGACTGAcacaaaaaagaaaaacaacatgtGGTAGAACTAAAAGTTATATCAGGCTTACCCGAGGCTATCATCTCAAATTTAAACTTCTGTTTCTCGGCGATTCACAGATGACGTGGTGAAGAAATTATAGAACACAAACCATAGTGTATCCTACACAAATTTGACTAACCACAATGGTATTGGGAAGTTGCACTATCCAGCAGATGAGAAACTAGTATCATTGGACATTCACCTCTTGCGAGACAATTTATCAAGCCGTTCCTTTGACCTTTGAGGATAAGATTGGGGCCATAAAGGATTGAAACAAGAGAAAAACTGGCCAACCCACAATTGACACATGTATGATGAGTCATCTAGGTTGACTACCACAACCCAGAAGATATATGACTTTACGAGTCCATTACCCTGGATATTTAGAAAAGGTTAGAATAGCCTCTTGTGCCAATGCAACAAAATACTATATCACATGTATTTTTGTTTTGTTCCTTTGTCAATTTGTGCCATCATGTTGAGCAGGTTTGTGGAGGCCCTCATGTACTGCACAAATCTCTCTTATTAGGAAGACAGAGTAGCAGCATGTATCGCACATTGGTCGATAACAAATAATCGCATTTGCACCCGTGCTAGAGGTGTGTGAGAAAGTTAGGGCGAGAAAGGAGATGGATCGCCATGTGGGTTAATTTGATAAGTGCTTGGACATGGATGACAAAAGATGAGAATTGAGGGGAATTAGAAGCCATCCTCTCATTGCGTTACAAGAGAAACTTGAGAGGTGCGATTTGAACTCAGACTAATGACATCACCATTGTGTTGTCTGCCAGTAAGCCCGGGGAAGCTAGATAACAACTACCCAAACCACAAAGGAAATATAAGTTCATACCAATGGCAATCGGAGCTTTGATGCATGGATGACAATCAAAGCTTTGATTGCTAACTATATTATGGCGAGTGATGCAAAGGCAACGATCAAGCGACATGGCTGGGGAAGACCAAGGAGCAACTATGTGAAGCTAAACCTGGATGGGGCTATTGACCCAGACTTACTCAAGGGCGCGTATGGCGCTGTCATTAGAGACTCAAATGACAGATTTTTCGCGGCGGGAAATGGGGGAATTGATTTGTATGGAGATGCACTTATGGCCAAGGCACTGGCCTTATGGTTTGGTCTCAATTTGGCAACTACAGTTGGGTGTAAACGCTTAGAGGTGAACTCTGACAACATCAAGGTGATGGAGACAATCAAGAATGAAGGTTGCTCTTTCGGTCCATCGGCTACAGTTTTTGATGATACATATCACCCTGCGTGTGATTTTCTACATATTTTTTTCGAGCATGCTCCTAGAGAGACAAATTGTGTTGCCCATGATTTAGCCAAACTTGCTAAAAGTAAGGTGTGTGCGGGGTGAATGGAAGATCCACCCATAGACATTCTTGATATTCTTGTAAAAGATATTATGATGATCACCTTGAAATAAATAGTATTTTGATGTAAAAAACAAATGAAACCTTTTGGATACTAAAAATGACACTTTTTTATTTGATGAAATTACATGGGCAAGAAAATCTAGGTACATATTTTCAGACAAGAAGTTGTACGGAGGAGTTATGCATTGGTCGAATAGTTGGAATGGTGCTTTACCCTTTGTCCATCATGGATCAAAGCATTCTTTTAAAAGGTCGAAGACCATATATTAAATAAACTAATCCTTATAAGAGCTTCATTACATGAATAAGAATCCACATGCAAGTCCTTTAAAAAACCATTGTAGTCTTTGTTCTGCATCCAATGATGCGTCTTGAGCAAAGCTCATTTTTCCTCTAGGTCACCGCCTCACCAGAGCAATCCAGTAGTCAGGAAGTTATCGATGTAAACCAGAAGATGCCGATAAACGCGAACTAGGTATATCGTCATCCCGGAGAAGCCGGCACCAAGAAGAGGCAGAAGATAATCCTTACTCTGaccagaacaagaagaggaagacaAATCTCATAAGTTCCTCGACGGAGTCGTATCTGGCTGAGCTTCATCGACGGAGATGGGATTGGTGAACAAAAGATACATTATAACGCTATCGCTCTGCATGACACTGTGAGCAAACACTACTATCTTCTGACTCACCCATATCACGCCAAGAATGTACATCAACACAGTGAAAAAACGAGGAACAATTATTTCAATCAACGTCGTTGCCCCAACTTCACTGACGATGAAAAACTCGTAGACCCTTTGACGTTAGAACATATCTCATTAAAACCAATTTTCGACAGGACATGATGTTTTCATTGGCCGCGAGGCGTGCGTCTACTTGTCATTAGGCGTTTTCCTTCTAGGAAAGATGAAAGGAAAACGGAGGAAAGTTGTGGCTAAACCATGGAATAGCACCACCCCTCATTGGACGCTCCAGATCTCCCCAGCGGCGGATCAAGCGGCTGAAACAATCGCGATGAGGTGTCGCGGAAGAAAACTGATTAACCTCCTTGTCCAACCCCGTCAGCCTGCTGTCTCGTCCCATTGATCTCATCCCCTCCCCTGTCCGCCGCAGCGTCATCTCTCCCACCCTCCCCTCCGTTCTCCACCCGCCGTGCCGTCGCCGTTCTCCGCCCCCGTACCTCCCGTGCGCCACCACCCCATCCTTCCTGAACCCAGACTAGGCCCGCCTGAACTCGCGTGCGAACGAGCCGGGCGTCTCCTGCTCCATCCCCGCGCTCGATGACCAACCCGATGTACGGCTCCGGGCCGCTTCGATCCAGGTACGCCCCGTCCGATCCCCGATATCATCTGGCCCAATTCGCACCCTCTGCTGTTCGAATCGATCTATTTCCCCCGCGAATTTAGTTCAGAGCCCTTGACGAATTTCGGGGATCGCAGGAACGCGCCGAGCTCGGACGAGATCCAGCTGCGGATCGACCCGGTGCATGGCGATCTTGACGAGGAGATCGATGGGCTGCACTCGAGGGTTCGCATGTTGAAAGGCGTAAGACTTCCATCTCCTTTGTTCTAAAGCTGGTTCATGGTTTCTGTTAGGCATGCTCAGTTGAGGTCTTATTACCGCAATTTTGACGTTAGAAACTTATGTTGTGTGTGCGGTTAAGCATGCGTTGCAGATGTTTTATTTGACGTTCCAAGTCATATTTCGTGCttcttaatttatttattttaccgTAATTCCATCCATGATTTAGTTCTTGGTGGCTGTGAGGCCTGTAGGAGTTCGTTTAAGATGATCTTATTCGTCTTTAAACCAAGATGAACTCGGAGTAGATGTCAATTAGATTAGAACCATCTCAGATTAGTACGGGAGATTGATTGTATGAGTCAACACCATATGCAAgtagtttatttatttagcgaggaaTTGGTACCAAATATTGTTTATATCAGTCTCACGGCAAGAAATTTCATAGTTGATCTGATGTTAATGGATTCAGGTTGTATGGAAATGCAATGTATAACCTGGTTTGATTAAGTTCATACCCACTTTAAGTCTCTTGCTCAATCATCATGGGCCCAGTACATCTTAAGACACTGCCTTCATACGCGTCATACCTTTCTTTGCGGCATTCCATCTGTCTTATTATGGGTGTGTTTGGTTAATGCCAACACTAGCCTTACCAAATATTGGCTTGCCAATTTTTTGGCCAAGGAATTCCTCACCCTCATTTGGCCAACTACTTGGCAAAAATCTGTGAGATGAAGGGGTGCACCCATTGGCAACCAAAATTTAATAGGTAGCCAATTTTTGGCAGGGCTAGTGTTGGCAGCAAACCAAACAGACCCATATCTACTCCTTTGTTTCTCATCGTCACCTCCCTAGTCTATTATTATTGTTTATGGTTAAACTTCTTCTGGGATGCTCATTGATCCATACCTTCTCTGATATACTGCCACGTGTTAACCTTCGCATGGAATTAACTCCATCGGTTTTCTGGTTTTAGGCCTATAAACAGTCTTATGAGTTGGTGTGAATTTGTCGATGGCTGGTTGACATCATTACTGCTACTTTTGTTCCCATAAAATTAATCTTGCAAGCATTGAGATGACATTACGTCTAGGTTTTTAATTCATACAATTTCAACTTTGAACAAGCAATGGATTTAGTACTTTGATGATAGAGAACTGCCATGTTCTGATCAATTTTTTGTTCTAGTTAATAAGCTGTTGAGCTGGGTTTTTTCACACTTCAGAAACTTATTTGTTGTTTGACGTGGTCACTTTTCCAGGTCGCCCAAGAGATAAACTCCGAGGCCAAGTTCCAGAATGATTTCCTCAACCAACTGGTATTGTTGCTGTTCTATCATGATTCTTTTGTGGAATCCTTGGTTATTTATGTTTTTTTTTCCTGAATGGTTATAACATGTTTATCGTTTTCCATGTGCACTTGTGCTTTCCTACCATTTATATACCATTTTTAGATGTACATCTATGTGTGGTAGAGAATATTCCGTTGAATCAATTACTGTGTATACATGACGTAGAAGATCCATTTGATCTACACTACTAATAAATACAGTTTATCTATTGATTTTGTTGCTTTGAAATGAATTATTTACAAAAATAGTTTTTTTGTTTAAAATGTCTAAGCCTGCAATTGAACATACCAAGCAAAGTTCAAATTGGTGCATATATTGTTTGAATGGACTATCTATACTGTTTTAATGGTTAAATATTACCTTTTGCAAAAGGGATACAATTACTTTATGGACTATCTGTATTGTTTTATTTGAGTAATATTACCTTCGAAATAAAAAGAACTTTTTCTCTTTCTTAACAATGGTTATTCTTGGCTGTGCACTGATTTTTTGGTACCCTCTGTTTATGAACAGCAACTGACCCTTACGAAAGCTCAGGCTGGAGTGAAGAATAACATGCGAAGGATGAACAAAAGCATCATCCAGCAGGGCTCCAATCATATTGTCCATGTTGTCCTATTTGCTCTGTTGTGCTTCTTTGTTGTCTATCTTTTGTCAAAGTTCTCTAGAAGATAGCTCTTCTGTTGTTAGGTGAAGCCAAATCGAATCAACTGAAATGTACCATGTGTTGTATTTAGTCTGGAAAAAGTGTGTCGCGAGTGACGAAATCGAATGGAAAATGGGACTGGCCTGTTTACATGGTTTGACTTGAGAAC is a window of Triticum dicoccoides isolate Atlit2015 ecotype Zavitan chromosome 2B, WEW_v2.0, whole genome shotgun sequence DNA encoding:
- the LOC119363213 gene encoding bet1-like protein At4g14600 codes for the protein MTNPMYGSGPLRSRNAPSSDEIQLRIDPVHGDLDEEIDGLHSRVRMLKGVAQEINSEAKFQNDFLNQLQLTLTKAQAGVKNNMRRMNKSIIQQGSNHIVHVVLFALLCFFVVYLLSKFSRR